From the Lactuca sativa cultivar Salinas chromosome 9, Lsat_Salinas_v11, whole genome shotgun sequence genome, the window TCTCATTGGAAAAAATGagaggcggctagggtttggtgcgCATGTGCATATCTTCTTGGAGCTTTCTTCACCATCACTTGTTGTGAGCCGCCCGCACCCATAGATTTGTGTAGAAACCCTAACATCACCGTATGAAACTCTAAATGTAGATCTAGGTTTGAGTTTCAGACCTAAATGTAGAGAGCGTGAGGACGTGGTTTTTGATGTTCGAATTTCCGATTTGGGTTTGAGTTTCAGATCTAAATGTAGATCTGAATCGTTTCGAGATTCATCAGGGGTTTGATTTTCAGATTAGAAGGTAGGTTTTGGGTTGAATATTTGATGTTTGACAGTGAGGTATGGTTTATCAATGGTGGAGATCGACGATAATTGGAGGTGGTGGATATTAACTGTAATTGTTTGTGGTTTCTGGATGGTATTTGAGATTAACGATGGTGATATGAAAGAGgggaaaacaaaatatttttggctaGTTAGTTTCGCCGGAGGAAGGAGGAGGACGGGCAGTTTCCGGGGGTATTCGGTGGTGGTAGACAGTGGTTTTGGTAGTGTTGATTTCTAGGAAAGGTAGAAGGAAAATGGAAAGAGAATGGGAGGGGAGGGGTGggaatatttgatttttttttatttttttataatctaaaactgataaatgaataaaataaaatgaaaaatgaaagtaTTAAGGCTAAAATCGTCATTTCATTTCAATAGGGACTAAAAATGCAAGAAAAAACAAACcaagggacggtccgagttaatttttgaaaatagggactaaacatgcTTTCTGGCATATACACGAGGGACCaatggtgtaatttaccctaaaaaCTTATtcataaaatagtttaaaaatcatatttttcgaACCGGTTATATTGGTGAATAACGTGTATATTGCCAATATACGTAACAAACGGCGACCGATATTTCGTTTCCGTATATACGCGGCGAAAATATGTTCCTGACGCGTTATATTCTTTCCATTTAAACTCGAATTCCACCCACCAACAGTCCAACACCATCGTCTCTACTCTCTATAATGGCTCAAACAAGCTATGCCTACCCTCCGACGCATACGGCGAATCCGGTCGCCGTCGTTGCCCCTCACTTCCTGGCTCCGTATCCGGTAGATCTAACCATCGTCAGGAAACTGCTGTCTCTCTCCGATGGAAACTTCGCCGTCACCGACGTAAACGGCAGCGTTATGTTCAAAGTTAAAAGCAAACATTTAAGTCTTCGTGATCGCCGTGTTTTGCTCGATGCTGCTGGTAATCCGATCCTATCCTTCCAGAAAAAGGTTCTGATCTCTCGTCTCTTTGTTTCCCCTCTATGAACTTTCATGCTCCTTTTATATTCCAGTATTTAATTCAACCCTAAAAGCCAAAATTGGACTTTAATTTCCAACAGGAGCAAGTATAAGTTCAGGAGTATAAGATAATCtaaataccttgattgttatgagGTGATTGAACGTTGTGATGCCATCATTGGAAAAGCAGATTTGGGGAACGATTAACCCTGTTTAACCCGATAATTTTCTATCTGATGCTTTTACCAATTTAAActattataaataaaatataatccAAATATACTCATCTTTACATGAATTGAGTTGAAAGTGCTACCTCTGTTGTTTTTGCCGATGAATTATCATCATTTGTGTTCTTTGAAAATGTTACAAAGTGTAACTAACGAAATCGTTGTTAATTCTTTTGTTGGTGTTATGAACAGCTGCTAAGTGTTCACAATAGATGGGTGGTGTTTAGGGGTGATAGTTCAGACGCAAAAGACATCATCTTCAGTGCAAAACAGTCTTCTTTGATCCAATTCAAGACTTCCCTTGATGTGTTCTTGGGGTTTAACGAAAAGGAAAATGTCTGTGACTACAAAGTCAAAGGCAGCTGGTTTGACCGATCATGCACCATTTATGCTGGTGAAACCACCACCATTGTTGCACAGGTAAACCCTATTTTCATCTTGACACAAAATGTTCATGATTCATGAAGATCCTTGAGGGGGATATTGGTAATTAAGCATAAGTAATGGGTTATAAATGTAATATTAAGACTTTAACACATGGTTACAAAAATGGTGAAATGCAGATGCACAAGAAGCACACTGTCCAAAGCATTGCACTTGGGAAAGATACGTTTTCTGTGACTGTGTATCCAAATGTCGACTACGCCTTCATTGTTGCACTTGTTGTTATCCTCCATGAAATCAACGAAGAGAAGAATGATACTGAGTAAATTTGTTCATAGTGTACATTAATAAACAATCACTCTGTAATTTCATGTTTTTGTATCATATGTATACCCACTTTTGAAAGCAGTTAATCAAACCAAAAAGCATGAATCAAAGTCGAATACTTTGATTCATGTTTTTTGGTTTAACTAAGTGTATTATAATTTGAATTTGGTTTGACTTTTTTTATATAGATTTTGACCTTAAATGTTTTAGCTCCTAAAGTCTTCAAATTGTGAATTTTTCCATGATTTAAAAATTTGAACTTTGGGATAatcactaaaatgaccaaaataggAGGTTTTGTATCATAACGCATTTTGTTAAAAGGACTTTGTTAGTTGCTAATTAGGAAATGGGTTATCCTCTCTTAACAAATTTTGTTTGCTATGAAATTCTTCTCAAATTATCTATAGTGTGTAAGCTtttttgtgaacgatatgttcaagTAAATGACATCAAATCAAGTAATATTTTTTATATGCCGGTATTTGCCAAAATAAATTACTTTTTTAGTAGATATCGGGAATtgaaatcatccatttcattCTCCCTTTCAATATCACATACCAAACGGACACTAATTagaattgaaaaatgaaaatcatCGTTTCTCCCATGGCTACCAAATACTACAAAAAAAACATccaaaaaatgcatgaaaaacatACCTCTACGGGTTACACGACAAACCACAAACTGAAAACCTTGAATAAGATcaaaatctcccccttggttccTTGAAATCTAAAATTTCCCTCCTCCTCCTTTTGAGTTAGAAAATAAATAAGAAGCCCTAACAGGTTCTTTTCTTAGACCAAAGATAAAAGCAAACAAGTCCACTAAATTTTACATTTTAAGGTAACCATATATAGTAAGAATGTACTTAAAGGTTTCAAGATTACCTTATTTACATTTATTATTTATACACCTCCACAATTATTAACTTTACATCTCATAACCACCTATTCACGTTGTTGtggttttaatattaaaattaatcggTATTTATTCTCAAAATATCAAAAGATATAACTCTCCCCACTTAATATGATTCCATCCATAGAATCTCTATAATATCAAAACTTAAGGATAGAATTCCTTGTATTTTTATCTTTCTCCCAAATAAAGTTTGGTCTTCCAGTATACTTCGACCTCATGGAAACCAAGTCTATCTCTTTCTTTCACATATTTTCGTCTTATGCTTGATGATCGATTTGGCGTAGCTAATCGTTTTCCTTTGTCCACTTTGAAATCTTCAAATGTATCACAACTTTTTCACTGGATTATGTCGCAAGAAGCACATTCGAAACATGTCGTTCATTCTCTCCGGGTTTGATGGTAACTTAAGCATGTAAGCTTCATATAAAATCTTCTTCAGCATTGTAAAAGGCCCAATGAAACACAAAATTAGATAGATTATGATACTTCCCGAATTGAATTATCCTATCCCATGGAAACACTTTATCAAAACCAGATCATTTTCAAAACTTATTCTCAAATAACTTTCACTTTATCGTTCGTCTTCTGTACCAATTATGGCTCTGAGTACTGTCTTTCCCTTATATTTAGTTTTACTTTAATTTCATGGAAACCAAGTCTAATGCTTCCTTTCACAATTTTTTTTGCTTGATTTTCAATGTAACTAAACGCTTTCCTTTATCCAATTTGAAATCTGCAAGTAAATCACACCTTTCTCACTAAATCATTTCATAAGTAGCACACTCAAAACATGTCGTGTAGTCCCTCCAACTCTAATGGTAACTCAAGCGTGTAAGCTTCATATCAAATCTTCTTCATCATTGTAAAAAGGCCCAATAAAACATGAATTTAGATACATTATGATACTTCCCAAATTTAATTAGCCCATTCCGTGGAAACACTTTCATCAAAACCTGATCACCTACAGACCTTATTCTCAAATAACTTTCACTTTATCGATTGTCTTTTGTACCAAATCTGCCCCAAGTAGCGTCTTTGTAACGAACCTAAAATCCCAAACTGTGTGTTGTTAGATTTATTTGGTCTAAGTTCATTCAAAAGTGAACTAAAGTAGGGACACCACAATGTTTTTGGCAAAGCGTTGTGaaacataaatgttttttttttgttttgttgttgttgttgttgtagtaatGTAGTATGTATATCCTTGTACTTATTAAATTACAAAAAAACACTTATAAGTTTTTAACAAAAGATTATATAAAGAAAGTTGTAGTTCACTCCGAGACGGTTCTGTGAATATTAAGTTTTTTAAAATCCGAGTTTGTATGAGAAAATTATGACTGTTCGAAGTTAAGATAAGATTGTTGCGAGAAACGCAGCAAGTGACCCTTTGATGTGGCACGTCAACATGGTTGGGTGGCAGGACGCGTATAGTACGAGTGTAACATGTGTCACAAGGTGAGACACGAAGCAGATTATGGGCGTGAGACATGGAAGTGGCGCACCCACTTACCCGACGTGACGTGTAGGTCATTTTCATAGCCAAGTATACTAGCTCGAAATGCTTCTCACTTACAAGTCTCTCCGACTAAAGTTATGAATGTTCGAGTAGTGACTCATAGATAAAGGATGTGTATAACGATGTTTATTACGATAAAACACTTGTAGAACGAGATAAGCCTTTGGCAAGGTAATAAATTGAAAAGCAGTGTTGAGCTTGAGGTGACGACATTAGTTGGTCTCCACTAACTAGTAAGGTGAGTGCATGAGAATTTACTGGATACATAGAAAAGTAATTGGTTTTATGAGAAATATGAAAGTAAGTTATTTATGTGAAATTACTTGCTATTAAATCTTTATGTGATTATGGTTTCACTGGAAAAGAGTATTGCTAACAATTCAATAAGAAAGATTAGtatgttatatatgtattgattgaGATTGGATTACTCATGGTGAGTTTTCattattatgattatatgttggGAATACCTTCATATTATAGGTTCCCACAAGAGAAACACAACTAGGTTCCCATGATAGGAACGCATTGGGAGGTTCCTATGAGAGGAACATAGTAGTAGTGGTTCCCATGATAGGAACGCATTGGTAGGTTCCTATGAGAGGAACATAGTAGTAGCTTCCTACGAGAAGAACATAGTAGTAGGTTCCCAAGAAAGAAACATAATAGTAGGTTCCCATTAGAGAGAAACATAGTATTGGGTTCCCACGAGAGGAACATAATAATAGGTTTCCATAAGAGAAACATAGTAGTAGATTCCCTCGAGAGGAACATAGTAGTAGGTTCGCACGAGAGGAACACAATAGTAGATTCTCATGAAAGGAGCAGGTAGTAGATTCCCACGAGAGAAAAAAAATAATAGGCTCCCATGAGACAAAACATATTAGTAAATTCCCATGAGAGGAACATAGTAGTAAGTTCCCATTAGAGGAACAATGTAGTAATTTCTCATGAGATGACCATAGTTATAGATTTCCATGAGAGGAATAGAGTAGTAAGTTCCCATGAGAAACAAAGTAGTAATTTCCCTAAGAGAAATATAGTTGCACGTTTCCATGAGAGAAACATAATGATAGGTCTCAGTAACGAGACATAACACAATAAGAGGTCTCATAAATGAGACACAATACAGTAACAAAAACCATTCTACAAATAATTTATAAACATGATTTCTCGAACATAGACAAATTGATAAAGGAATCTTAGCTTTTTGTAATTTATTCACATATTCCTTAGATAGCTTTTCCACTAACCAAGTGTCATGTGCTGCCAAGAAATGCATAAGCTTCATTAACAAATCAACTATCATCGAAATCATGTTATATGACCTTTCATAGTTTAGGTCACTTCGGAATAAATTCCATTCACAAATTATCACATTACCCACTATAACCTCTGAAGGAAATAAGTTCTTGTACGACTATTAATGTTAGATTTTCACTCAAAaacaagttttatgtttcctaACGTACTTAGCCTCGTCAGTTTTCGTCgccaaaaaccaattaaaatctaAGTATTTATGTAGAAGAAAATCGTGTGCATATCAAATACTTACATAGGACTCTACAATGTTTCTAGTAAACAACTATCATATTCAAATGTTAGTGGTTTATTCAGCTTATCTTCCTTTTTTTTGGTCCAATAAGACCTCACTTTGAGCCACTTTAATCTTTTTAATCACAGTCAAAAATACTTGAACTTCTAGAGTTTCTTTCCTGCTTACATAGGATTCTACAATGTTTCTAGTAAACAACTCTTCTTTTAGGTCCTTTTTTTCAATACAGGAAATCGCTCTTTTTTTGTCATcccttgtaacgacccaattttcacaaccaaaaattttgtttttgaaacattactttagaaaacattaataattaaaaaccttgtttgatcaaaccacatcacaacgtaaaccatgtctaaaagccaaatcatacaaccaatcgaaatatcagagtataaatcccagagaaatctcgtaaatgcggaaaccagtgtgtgtgcatgatgtgccgctaccgcgccagctccttcccctttaatgaagaggtacctgaaaccaaaactgtaaactgtaagcacaaaacttagtgagttcccccatcgtaccatataccatacaaacacataacatacatactgcgaggctattctggggtgcctgactacccggtacggccattctggggtgccgactacccgtgcggccattttggggtgccgtcctacccgtgtcaagccattctggggtgctgactacccgtcggtcctgacaaccgatcctcggggactgttTCATCCCTTACTGCtacttacacatatatcatacataacatattatcagacatatctggggtgtctgggctacccttcggtcctaacaaccgaactcggggactggtcccctcctactacctctatctcatataacataacaagccagcatacaaacatatcatcacatactgacatacatttctggggtgtctaaactacccttcggtcctaacaaccggtctctacttctatcacatatatcatatcatgctagcatataacatatcaggtagtagcaaacctagatgatatcacaaagacaatcatctaacatacgactcctactggtgggccagcattgtggtcgtagacccaccgctactagaaggtaactcacctcgaagtagctgctgatctgatcgggaactgacgtCCTACTGCTGTTGTTGCTCCGGAAATcgtccggctgtaattcccacaacatactcaatcaaacactgctaactgtcctttgggtaaaatgaccattttacccctgatcatgccctaagtcaaagttagagtcaactttcagttgacccgactcgccgagttggctcgccaactcgccgagttccctgtccaatcgactgacctggatcccgtctctactcgtcgagttaggcgttgactcgacgagttctccttccaaactgatgttcaagtccttcatcctacttgctgagttgtatgaacaactcgctgagttcatcttcatccgacgaacacttatgctgcgactcgccgagttgtatgaacaactcgccgagtctgatcttgatctaaggagattgccttgaactcgacgagtcagggcaatgactcgtcgagttccttcatggatgagttcggcttccaactaactgagtcacaccccgtgactcactactctactcgacacaacgaaaaggggacaaactcgaagactcgcgagcagactcgccgagtcagatgaacgactcgccgagtcgttaccatgcagtctctatatggtcgattttgcttgaatccagcttatgctatccacagatctgggttcctagagcatgaataacacgtaaagtttccaactttacgtgtagatactcactaatgagggttttagggatcaaaatgcaccaaaaagggtagatctagggtgtacatgcaacatgggtccataaaggcagtagatccaagctcctagaGCTCGATCTCACCTAGATCTAGAAGTTACCCAGCTTATTACGAGTCTACAAGCATACATAAGCTTGGAAACGGATCACAAAGGGCTTTAATGGAGCCATACGTATGAAAACATGGGGGAAACGAGCCATACCTTAGTGAACACTCTGAGATTGCTCAAAGGTGcttgacctcctcttcttcttcttgatctcctcTCCTTCTCACTCCAAAGCTTCAAAAGAACACACCAAAggcttcaaactcacaagaacaagggctagaatgtatggagagcttctgagggtgaagggggcggagTTGGGGTGCAAAtggtcatttaaatagggtgcaaacccttggaaattagggtttcatcagacagcgcggactcgtcgagtccataatatggactcgccgagtcgccaacttaaccgcgtcccaagtctcgtatctactcggcgagtcgggcatccaactcgccgagtccaaggccaaaatacaaAATACTCATATAAATcgtacataccaggaaccaggtgctacaaatctgttgggttttgagcattctaacacttcctaagtgtacatgcaaccctaaataccttggatctatgttttctctattatacatgcaaataagaacttccaaggtattatcctaatctagcatacaaaacaataatgtaacaagatagaatacatacctcttgatgtagaaagtcttcatgaagcttgagtgcttagtgccccaagtgtgacacctcaaatggaatcacaatcatcaaaacacttagaatgacttgagagaattcttacaactcatgaaatcggctagccctctctagaataatactagtggccgatttttcctcaataataagatgcttatatagttacacaattagggtaaactcttaattttcatggctttccatttccttggatccatgggtacaaatacaccatggagcatccatggaccatcctatgggttttagcccaacttgattatccatggagcattagcccactatacaagtatggatgatttacacaatcaacccatatatttaattagtcttcttttgatcacttaattaatcctagattaattcttgatcaatactaa encodes:
- the LOC111898223 gene encoding protein LURP-one-related 10 — protein: MAQTSYAYPPTHTANPVAVVAPHFLAPYPVDLTIVRKLLSLSDGNFAVTDVNGSVMFKVKSKHLSLRDRRVLLDAAGNPILSFQKKLLSVHNRWVVFRGDSSDAKDIIFSAKQSSLIQFKTSLDVFLGFNEKENVCDYKVKGSWFDRSCTIYAGETTTIVAQMHKKHTVQSIALGKDTFSVTVYPNVDYAFIVALVVILHEINEEKNDTE